In Nisaea acidiphila, the DNA window GGGCGGGGCCGAATCGACCGCAACGAAACCATCAACCTCCGTCTCGCCGCGGTGGTGACCCAGGAGCTCCCGAACGGCAACATGGTCCTGTTCGGCCGCCAGGAAGTCCGGGTGAATTTCGAGGTCCGTGAGGTCGTTGTCGGCGGCGTCATCCGGCCGGAGGACATCGCCTCCGACAATACGGTGAATTACGACGAGATGGCGGAAGCACGGATCGCCTATGGCGGGCGCGGTCAGATCTCCGATCTGCAGCAGCAGCGCTACGGAGCACAGGCCCTTGAGATCCTCATGCCCTTCTAATTCCCTATAGCGCAAGGGCGGCAAAAATTGCCGCCCTCCACAAATTACCCAACCAAACTGAAACGGGCCGTTCCGACAGGAACGGCCCTCATTTTATCGTCCTGGCGTTTGACGGATATAGAGTTCAGTCGTCGCGATGCGTTCGCTCAAGCCGCTCGTGACGTTCCTGTGCCTCAAGGCTCAGGGTCGCAATCGGTCTCGCTTCCAGTCGGCGCAATCCGATCGGCTCGTCCGTTTCCTCGCAGTAACCGTAGCTGCCGTCCTCGATGCGTTGCAGAGCCGCGTCGATCTTGCTGATCAACTTGCGCTCGCGATCGCGGGTCCGAAGCTCGATCTGATGGTCCGTCTCCAGCGACGCGCGGTCGGCCATATCCGGCTTCTGAAGGTTTTCCTGGGTCAGGTGGCTCAGCGTCTCGTTCGCTTCTTGAAGCAACTCCGCGCGCCACTTCAGCAGCTTCTGCCGGAAATACTCCTGCTGCTT includes these proteins:
- the dksA gene encoding RNA polymerase-binding protein DksA is translated as MSVTLPPDYKPSEDEEFMNPKQQEYFRQKLLKWRAELLQEANETLSHLTQENLQKPDMADRASLETDHQIELRTRDRERKLISKIDAALQRIEDGSYGYCEETDEPIGLRRLEARPIATLSLEAQERHERLERTHRDD